CCAACTCCTTTACAAGCTCAATGTCGTTGACCACATTTCCTCTGACCTTTACGGAGAGGACAACACCGGTCTCCTTTATCTTCTTCACGAATTCGGTGAGCCTGGGTATGTCTTTTAACAATGCCTGTCCTGCACCTATGGAGGTCATTTCCTCCTGGCGGCAGTGGGCATCCAGCTCCAGAATGGCCCCTGCATCTTTTGCAATTCTAGCTGCCTTGACCAATGGTTCCGGATCGGTACTTCTCACATTCACGGCAACTGAAGGTCCGCTACCTACAGCATTGATTTCCTGTTCTATATGTTCGAAAGGATCGTCTGAGACAAACTCTTCCCTTCCCCTTGCTACCATGTCAGCTGCAGCCTGCTGTGTTTTCTCATCAAGGTTATATCCTCCGAGTATCACAAGCCCTGCATCGGCTGCATGCTTATTAGCAAAATCACTATCTGTTATACCTCCCATTGGGGCTAGTGCAATGGGATTTTTAAAATTGACATATCCTGCTTTAAGATTAAAAAGATCATCAGACACACTTTCACCTCAGGTCTGTGTTTTCTATTTTAGCTATGTGTGCTGCTCAATACTGGTTGGTCCGATATTAATATAACGCTGCGGTATATTCTCACCGGTATTGAAAGTGGGATCGGGGTTTAAGGTCAGGGCAGCTTTATACTGCTATACTCAAGAACTAAATACTATCAAAGCACACATTTAAAATAACCATTGATTCACAATGGATACAAAAGTGGAGGTTAATTATGAATTGTATTGTATGCGGAGCTGAAAGTAATACAAGATATTGTAACGATTGCGGAAAGGTTATGGACGAACTTATCAGGAGAGTGGGTGAGGAGCGCTGGGCTGCTATGGATGACTGCTCTTACATCTATCCCATGGTTCTGAGGGTTGCAAGGGGGGAGCTTACGGTAAATGACATCATCCAGGCAATGGAAGTCGAGGATTAAAGACTTCCGGCAATTATTATTTTTAAAAAAGTAAAAAAGAAAAAGTAAGCAGGGCTTACTTATCCATCGAGTATTTCTTCTGCAACGTCTCTGTAGGCGTCCATCACGTAAGATATGCCTGATACCTTTGCGGCTTCCTCTGTAAGCGCCATAAGGTCCTTACGCTGAAGTGTCGGAAGGCTGAACCTTCTGGAACCTGCCATGAGCTGCTGGAGTCCGACCCTTGTCTTTTCGGCATATGAGTGGATACCTATGGCACCAAGTGGAATATCCTTGATGTCGTTGCCATAGCGTTCTTCGAGTTCCTCGTAGTGAACAAAGATCTCTTCAGGCCTGTGTCCGAATTCGGATACTGTCTTTGGAAGGTTGCCTTCTTCAAGCCACTTGCCAATATTCTTACCAACCATGCCCGGAATCATAAGGCCCCGGCCCATACATACTGCCTTGAAGTAAGGTGAACCCATTGCAAGTACCTTGTAGATACCGTCCTCACTTGAGAAACCTCCTGCCATTGCAAGGTCAGGTACTCTCTTACCCTTTGATTTGAGCTTCTCTGCGAACTCGTATACCAGTGACTGGAGATAGAATGTCGGAGTTCCCCATTCTTCCATCATCGGCCATGGGCTCATACCGGTACCTCCCGGTGCACCGTCGTATGTCAGAAGATCGATCTTAGCATCTGAACTGTATTTGATTGCCATTGCAGTCTCTGCCATGGAGTATGCACCGGTCTTCAGGGTAATACGCTTGAAACCGAGGTCTCTGAGTCTGTCACATTCCTCATGGAATCCTTCTTCAGTGACAAAGCCGAGTCTTGAGTGTCTTTCGAATTCCCTGATGGCGCCCATCTTGAATGCTTCCTGTACGGCTGCAAGTTCAGGATCAGGTGTAACGATGTAACCTCTCTTCTTGAGCTCGATCGCACGGTCCAGGTCGCTTACTTTTATCTCTCCGCCAATACACTTTGCACCCTGTCCCCATTTCAGCTCAATGGTGTCCATTTCGTGCTTGCTGGAAAGGTATTCAGCAACACCGAGTTTTGTGTCCTCGACGTTCATCTGGACTAACATCTCACCGTAGCCGTCATAGAACTTCTTGTAAAGCTCGATCCTGCGATCCATTTCCGGTGATTCTGTCACCAGGCCGTCGCTTCCCCTCTTAAGTCCGGGGTCGATACCGCATACGTTCTCACCACAAACGATTGTGACACCGGCAATAGCCGCACCGATTGCGAAGTGTTCCCAGTTCTTCCTTGCGATATCTGTGGAACCGAGTGCTCCGGTAAAGATCGGTACTCTCATCTTTACCTTCTTATCCCAGCCGTACTCGGTTTCAGTACTGACGTTCGGGAATCTTGCGGTTTCGGGACTTGGTTCCATATCCTCTGGCATACCCTCGGCGCCGACAGCATATCCCTGAATGTTGATGTGGGAATAGTCTATGGGGTAGTTCTTGTCAGCACCGGCTGTGACCTCACCAAAAGGTCCGGGGTACAGAACTTCACGTCCTCTGAATGAAGACTTGAAAATTTCACAGTTTCCACGGCATCCGTCCACACAACGTGTACAGATACCTGACATTGGTACAACGCTCTTTGACCTGTTAAAGGTCTTCGTAGCTTCATTTGCATTTGGTTGCCTAAGATTTACCATGCATATTCACTTCCTCTATTTTAAAATACTATTTTTAGGCCGGTCTTCCTACTTCCGGCCTCTTCCTAAATTAGGCTAGCAATAGTAGGCTAGCGGTTGGCTTCAAGATATATTTATATTTTTTTGTTTTCCCCTCTTTTTGGCTTGTCCAATGGTGTATAAGGAAGCCGTTTTCTTGTTTTAGCTAATAAACTTTATTCCGGAAGTCGGAAATCGGCTGTAAATTACTATATATATTTTATTGTTGATTTTATTTGATAGTCTTTACAACAGCAAATAATTGATTTTCATTAAACTTCCATTTCTGGCCAAAAACAAAGTCCCCTCATATATGAACATCAATGGTTTGTTTTAAATAAGACATTGCAGGTATTTGCTTCATGATCCAGGACATTCTGATTCCTTTTTTGTTGGTAGGTCTTGCTGAACTGGGTGACAAGACCCAGCTTGCGGTGCTGATCCTGTCCACAAAAACCCGGAAATACCTGTCTTTGCTTGCAGGTGTTATGCTGGCATTCGTCCTGACAGACGGACTAGCCATATTACTTGGAAGTTTCATTAGCGAAAGGGTTCCCATGGAGTATGTGAGAATAGGTGCTGGACTGATATTCATATTGTTTGGTATTATCACTCTGGTTAAAAGGGATGAAGAGGACGATGAAGGCTCTTATGAGTTGAAAAGTCCATTTGTTTCCGGATTTGCTCTGATACTTGTTGCCGAGATGGGAGACAAGACCCAGCTTGCCTCTGCCCTGTTTGCCACGCAGTATGAACCGATCCTGGTTTTCATAGGTGTGGTCTTTGCTCTGTTTATACTCTCAGCTGCTGCCATCTTCCTTGGAAAACTGATAATGGAGAGGATCAATAAAAGAACCATATCCCTTGTGGCAGGTGCTTTGTTCATACTGATAGGTGTATCTTTCCTGTTGTAGTCCGACGATATCGCGGAATAACCGGTACCTAAACAAGATTAATAAACCATTAGCAGTTATTTTAAGACAGGGAGGTTTTATCATAGTTCATATACTAAAATGCAGGGATCTCGGGTTCAATGATGATTTCATTGTTGTAGATAACGATCCTGTAAAAGTAAAAGAAAAAATGAAAGAGCATATTCTGGATAAACACAAGGATGAGTTCGGGGAACTTTCTGATTTCCACAAAGAAGAAATTATGTCCAAAATGGACTTCCTGCTTACACGTGGCTGTGGCTGCGGTGTATTAAAACTCTGATATCCTGTCTTCTATTTTTCTCTCTTTTTCATCCTGTGCCTGGCTACAATATAAAATCCTGCCAGAGCTGGTGGAATAAAGACCAAAACGGCTGTACCGATCGTGTCGATTTTAAGATTATGCGTATTCTCCGACTGCAGATATTCTGTGGTTGGTCCTGCCATAAATTCTGCAAACATTATCAGTAGAATTATTGTAAGAAGAATAACGCCTGCCAGAAGATATCGCTTATACAGCATACAGTACCACCTTCCTGTAAGGTTTAATCTGTTTCTTTATAAATTTTCTGTCTTACGGTTTCGTTGGTTTTTGTGTGATATCCATGATTATTTTATCAGCTATGCAGACGGCTTATGCGAAACATATATACGTTATGCAGGATTATGCTCAATTTCATGAGAGAGGAAGGACGGCTGCCGGGCCTTATGGCCTGAGGAAAGTCTCCCCACCATTTAAACACACGAGTGCCTGTAAAGGGCACCGGGCGAGAGTCCGGGCAGTTGCGTTGCAACTCATGCAGTTTTTCTGCGTGCTGGCACAGAAACGATACCGTACCATGTTAATGCTGTGATGCTGAGAGGCTGAGGTCGCATGGATTGCGGATGGAACGGCGAATCCTCGTGGGTGCAAGTCGAAAAGGATTGATCTTTGATCATCCGGGTTTATGACGCTTAGCCGAATGCCGTCAATGCAACTCTTCGGAGCGCATCTCCTGCCAGGCAGATAGATGTATTGCATTAACAGAAGGGAGCTTACTCTCCTCACTCATATCAAGCTTTTCGGGATATATTTTTAAGAAGCCATCCGGGCCTGAAGTTGAAGATCAACCACTTGAGGTACTCTTTGTAAGTTAACCTGAAGGCTGCGACCTCAAGGAAGCGGTCAATGATAGCTTCTTCACTTGTGAATATCTTGAAGGATATTTCCGGGAAATTGTGCATCATCTTTGCGAAGACAAGTGAATACTTCAGATGCTCTCCGAATTCTAAGTCACACCTTTTTTCGTATTCTCTGAGATGTGTAAGATCTTTATTGCCTGTGTGCAATGTTTCTGATATAACCTCTGCTGCGATCTGTCCGGACCTTATGGCATATGCAAGTCCTTCTCCACTGAATGCGTCTACAAAGCCCGCTGCATCACCACTAAGCAGGATCCTCTGATCTGTGATCTTTCTTTTGTAGCCACCACATGGTATCACATGGCCATTGAACCTGTATTTCTCTTTAAACCCGTTGTCCTCAAGATATTCCCGCATGGCACTGTTAGGATCTGACAAAAGACTTGCAAGTCCTCCGATCCCCACTGAATAATAATTATCGTGCGGGAATATCCATCCGTATCCCATGCCCGCAACTCCGAACCTCATTTCAATACTGTCACGGATGTAATTGTCTATCCTTTCGTTCTCTTCTTCGACTTCCGTGACTATGCAGACTCCATATTCTTTTTTGCTGTCCTTTCTGCGGACGATATTCTTAAGGGTACCCTGCGATCCTGTCGCTATTATGACGAATCTGGATTCGTATGATGAGTTTTTAGTTTTGACCTGAACATAGTCATCCTCATTTGATATGGAGATGACCTTTTCACCCTGAAGGATCTCTATACCTGATTCCTGAGCCTTAGAAAGCAAAAAATTATCAAGCTTGCTACGTGTGATCGTCACAGCTATGCGATAGTCCTTGTAGCGCTCGATAACCCGGTCCCTGAAGCAGATCCTGGCTCCGTATAGTTCTTTTTCGATCAGTTCGTCAGGGAACTCAAAATCAAAGTGTGATATCGCATGGTCCGAAAGTGCTCCTCCGCATGGTTTGTATCGTGGGAATATTTCTTTTTCTAGAAGCAGTGTCTTCAGTCCTGCTCTTCCTGCGATCCTTCCTGCTGCAGAGCCTGCAGGGCCGCCACCTACAATAATCAGGTCATACATCAGTTTCACCGGTTGTAGAACTTTCGATTTACATCAAACATTTCAAGTGTTTCTAGAAGCTCACTGTATTCAACTTCTGTGTTAAAACACCCGTCGTTCAGCATGGGGACACCGTATGTGACAATATTCTTTCCTTTGAGCCCCATCATTACTTTATTTAGCTCGTAGTCGCAGGCGATCAGAAGGGCACCTTCATATTTTCCATCCTTGATTATATGTTTGACAAAGGAAGAGCCTGTAACGATATAGAGCTTGTAGCCGTACTTTTCCGCATCTTCCTTAAGCCTGGTGAAAACACATTTTCCACAGGAAACACACTGTATTCCGGATTTGGTCGAGGATGCCGGACAATCAAGGAAACGCATACAGTGGGGGGCTATTATCATCCTTGTTCTTGTTTTAGCAAACTTGTTCCTATGGGCGATATTTTTCAGGGAAACCATCCACTTATCAAGTTTCCTGGTATCGGATAATCTGAAGAAAAAGAACTTTACCGGAAGATAGAATAAGTCAAGAACTTCTGCGAAGAACCCTGCAAGCCAGACATTGTGATTGAAACTCATCCTGCTTACAGCCAGGGATACACTTGCCAGCAATACGGATACTACGGAAAGTACAAGTATGGCCTCTCCAAGAAGACTATACATCACATTCCTCCATTTTCCTTATGACCTCGTCTACATCGACCTTTGTATCAAAGCATCCGTCCTGGATCAGTGCAACTCCCTGAACCACCATAAACGGTGATGCACCCTGCATGGATTCTGTGAGTTCCGGATAGCATGCCACACCTATACAGCTCTCAGGCCTTTGAGTTTTGATTATCTTCTTAACGAAACTGCCTCCGGGTATGATATAGACGTCAAATTCATGTTCCTTTGCAGCTTCATGGATTCTGCTGATATCACACAGGCCGCACATCTTGCACTCGTATCCCTTGATCGGATCACAACGTGCCTTACAGTTGGGATGACGCATGCACTGTGGCAGGAAAATTGCGCGATTACCTTTGGTTTTTTTGAATTTATCTATCATGACGGCATTGCGCACTTCCACCAGTATCTCATCCACTATAGCATCATTAATGAAAAATACCCTGCATATTATTTTAGCAGGTCCGTAGAAAAGGTATAACACAAAGAGAGTGAAATTCGGGAACAGTATCTTACGCTTCTTGTAGCTGTAGGCGCCCAGTACCAGTGCCAGCAGTATTCCTGCTATAACAAGCAGGGAGATGATTATGAATACTTTTCCAAGAAAATCATAAGGTATGGTCATGAGCACATAAAATTAGGCTTAAAAATATATCTAGATTATCGCTAAAAAGTCAAAAATGGCAAAGTGAATAATCACTCTGCCTATGCGTTCGTAATCATTCAGGTGCGTCACTGAGGTCAATTCCCATTGCCTCAGCAGCGAGAACTACAACGTCCTCAACTTCAAGATCCTTTGCGCCAACTGCATCTCTTCCGTCACTGAGGTTCCTTTTACAGAACGGGCAGGCGCTTGACAGAAGGTCAGCCTCTGTTGCAAGTGCATCGTCAACACGTGTTGATGCGACTCCCAGTGCAAGGTCAGGAATACCTGCTTTCACACCACCGCCGGCTCCACAGCAGCGCTGGTTCTCTTCGATCCTTTCCATTTCGACAAACTCGATACCTGGAATTGCTTCAAGAACAGCCCTTGGTGGCTCGAAGACACCTACGTGGCGGCCAAGGTGACATGGGTCATGGTATGTGACCTTCTTGTCGATGGACTTCTCCCATTTGATATCTCCCTTCTCTATAAGGCCCTGCAGGTACTCTGTGATATGCATTACCTTGAATGGGAGCTCCTTCCCTGTGAGTCTTGGCCAGTCGATAAGTGATGCCCTGAAACAACCTGCACATGCGTAGAGTACGATCTTTGCACCCTTTGCCTTGATGTTGTCGATGTTCTTCTGGGCATTGACCTTTGCAGTGTCATTGATGAAGTACTGTCCGGTCCTGATAAGTGCTGATCCACAGCAGATCTCGTCTTCACCGAGCATTGTGAACTTGATGTCGAGCTTGTTGAGAAGACGTGTTGTTGCAAGTGCAAGTTTTCGCTGCTTGAGCTCTGCGGTACATCCTCCGAAGTAAAGGATCTCAGCTTCATCCTCGACCTTTACATCTTCAGGGAACCAGTTGACCCTGTTTGCATTGTCTTCCATGTAAGGGTTCTTGTATTCTCCGATGAGCTTGAGGAAAGCACTCTGCTTGCCGAATGGTCCGTTTCCACGCTTTACAAGATTTGCACGCATGGATTCCCATAGCTCAACTGTATTGATCGCGGACTCACATACTGTTGCACACATTCCGCATGTGGTACAACCATATACGTCGTCCTTGAATTCTTCCATCTCTTCTTCCGATATCTCTTTTGGTCCGAAGAGTCTGGCTCTTAAGCCATAGGACTTGTTCATGAACTCTCTCCATCTGAGGATCTTGTCCCTTGGTGCAAGACCAGGGTCCTCTCCGGAAGCATCGTAGGTTGGACACCAGTTCACACATTCGCCACAGCGGCTGCATGAATCAAGTTCCATTAACTGAACAGCTGTAAAGTTTTCTGTATTAATTGAAGGTTCGCGCTTAGCCATTATTATTCTCCTCCTTTATTTGCAAGGAGTGCAAGCGGTATTGCTATCATGTGTATGTATTTACTGAAGGGTATGTATGCTATACAGAACAGCAGTGAAATAACCACGTGGAACAGTGCTGCAGGTGGTGCATACTCGATTGGCATGTCAAATCCCCAGAATCTTCCGGTCCTGATTCCGTCTGCAACAAATCCTGTTATCGTGATAACTGTAAGGCCTATAAGAAGGATTGAGTCGTATGCTATGGTTGCTTCTCTTACCTTTGTCATGAAAAGCCTTCTGTATATTGCTATTACGATACCTACAAGCAGTATGTAACTGAATACATCATTTGGTACTGCGAGTAACTCTCTGAATACAACAGGTTCGAGGAATTCAGGCAGTGAATGTGCATATCCTACCTCCTCACCTATCAGGAATATCATTTCAACGAGGAACATCGCAAGTGAGAGTGCAAAGAGTGCCATCCATCCAAAGAATATGGTGAAGTGCATAAACCATCTGAGCGGGCTTCTTTTTAATATCCTTCTCTGGAATAGAATATCCAGGAAGAACGTTTCCAGCACAGATTGATTATGGATATGTGCATGTTCGCTCATCTGATATGCGAGCATCTTGGGGAACGCAAAAATACTGCCAGAGGGTTCAAGACCGTATCCGGTGGAACCCATTCCCCATTTTTTCAGATTTATATACATTCCAATAAGGAAAATACCAATTGACAGGTTAGCCAGTATCATAACCTGTACGAAAGTAAGTCTCAGGGCATCAGAAATGCCAGCAAAGTACTCCATACTCATTTTTACCTTTCTCCTGATATATCATCACAAAATATAATTACCATCTTAAAGAATCAAAATCCATTTTTACCTATGAGTAACCGCTTTGGTTTGCATGATTGTAGTATCGATATTATTTAAAGATTTGCATCGAAAATATCTGCATCAGGGGACTCGATGCTCAAAAAACTTTCCAGGCAATAAATTCCTACCTGCTTAAATAAATAGTATCCTGACATCTGGTGTATCAAAGATGGCACAGATTATATTATAATCACCTCCTAATAATTCAGCTTAAAAACTTAAGGAATATTCTCATGGATCTAAAAGTAGTACTCGTTGAACCTCTGTACCAGGGTAATGTAGGTTCTGTGGCCCGTGCAATGAAGAACTTCGGTTTTTCCGATCTTGTGCTCGTAAACCCATGCAAACCGGAAGTTGAGGCCAGGGCGATGTCATCCCATGCCTGGGATCTGCTTCAGAATGCGACTGTTGTTTCCTCACTTGAGGGTGCCATAGAGGATTCCAGTATTGTTATAGGTACCACCGGTATTACAGGTCTTAAGTTCGACGAACATCTGAGAATCCCTCCATTCTCACCACGTGAGGTCAGGGAACGGCTATCCGGAATGGATGGTAATGTTGCAGTACTTTTTGGCAGGGAGGATCAGGGCTTTAGCAGGGAGGAGCTAAGCCTTTGTGACATGATAATGACCATTCCCACGTCCGAGGTCTACCCGGTCATGAACCTGTCACATGCGGTTGCGGTTGTACTATATGAATTGAGTGAGCTGACAACCGGTGATCTGCCGCTTGCGGATGCCTTTGATGTACGCCTGCTGCATGAGCACATTGCAGAGCTTCTGGATGACATAGATTACCCCGAACATAAAAAGGAAAAGACAAGGCTCATGATCAAGAGAATATTCGGAAGGGCCTGTCTGCTTGAACGTGAAGTGCAAACCCTGAGGGGAATACTGAGAAAGATACAGCAGCACATCCGTGAATAATCTTTGACACTCAATGATGTTTCGAAATATTCATATTGTTTCAGGTGCATCTTGCAAACCTGCCGGATTCTGTCCGGTGTACATAATGCTTTAACCGAAATTCTGCGTAAATTCTTGTGTAAAAATGACCGAAGGTAAGTGGGACGAAAAGTTCAGAACTTTTCTTAAAAAGTATTACTGGGATAATATTCTCCAGCTTGCAAACGACTATCCTGACCAGCGTAGTCTGTATGTTGATTTTTCCGATCTTGAAATATTTGACAGGGAACTGGCGGATGAACTTCTTTTTCATCCCGATGATGTCATTCCGTCTGCTGATAATGCACTCCAGGATATAGACCTCCCTGTTGAGAAATCGCTGGAAGATGCAAGGGTTCGTTTTGTGAAGATTCCGAATAAAATACCAAATCGTGATCTTAGAAGTAAACATCTTCTGCAACTGGTGGCCATTGACGGTATGATAAGAAAAGCCACAGAGGTTCGCCCTAAGATCCTCAATGCAGCTTTTAAGTGCATGCGTTGTGAACATATCACCATGCTTCCTCAAACTGAGCTCAAGTTTGTGGAACCCATGGAATGTGAGGAAGAAACCTGTGGTAGAAAAGGTCCTTTCAAAATAATGATCAACCAGTCTCTTTTTATCGATGCACAGAAACTGCAGGTTCAGGAATCGCCAGAGAACCTTAAAGGTGGCTCACAGCCGCAGAGTCTTGACGTGGATGTTGAGGACGACCTTGCAGGGATAGTAAAACCCGGTGATCGTGTGATCATCAACGGAATTCTCCGGTCCCACCAGAGGACTACAAGGGAGGGAAAATCACCTTTCTATGACCTTGTCCTGCACGCCAACTCAATCGAATATGTGGATCAGGAGTTCGATGAACTCGCGATATCACCGGAGGATGAGGAAGAGATACTCGCACTCAGCAACAATCCTGAGATCTACAATAAGGTGATCAAATCCATTGCACCTTCCATTTACGGCTACGAGGATGTAAAAGAGGCACTTTCCCTTCAGCTCTTCTCAGGTGTTCCAAAACACCTGCCGGATGGTTCCAGGGTGCGTGGGGATATTCATATGCTGTTCGTGGGAGATCCGGGTGTTGCTAAGAGTCAGTTGCTACGCTATATGGTAAAACTTGCACCAAGGGGTGTTTTTGCATCAGGAAAAAGTGCATCTTCGAGCGGTCTTACCGCAGCGGCTGTCAGGGACGATCTCGGAGACGGGCGCTGGACCCTGGAAGCAGGTGCTCTTGTGATGGCAGATATGGGTATAGCTTCCATTGACGAGATGGACAAGATGAGTTCCGAGGATAAGAGTGCACTTCACGAAGCAATGGAACAGCAGACCATTTCCGTGGCAAAGGCAGGTATCATTGCCACGTTGAAATCCCGCTGTGCACTTCTGGGAGCTGCAAACCCCAAGTACGGGCGGTTTGACAGGTATGAAGGTATAGCCCAGCAGATAAGCATGCCTCCGGCACTAATGTCGAGATTTGATATGATCTTCGTGTTGCTGGATACTCCCAACGAGGACATGGACTCAAGGATTGCCAGGCACATTCTTAAATCCCATTACGCAGGCGAACTTTCCGAGCAGCGTAAGAATATAATGTCAAGTGAGATCACCCAGGATCAGGTAGATGAACATATGGAGGTAGTCAAGCCTGACATCGATCCCGACCTTTTGCGCAAATACGTTGCATATGCCCGGAGGAACATCTATCCTGTAATGGAGGATGATGCCCGTGATCACCTTGTCAAGTTCTACATGGACCTGCGTAAAATGGGTGAGGGTAAAGATTCACCCGTTCCGGTAACAGCCCGTCAGCTTGAAGCACTGGTCAGGCTTGCGGAGGCAAGTGCAAGGCTTCGGCTCAGTAACGTGGCCACTATGGATGATGCCAAGAGGACGACCAGGATAGTATATGCATGCCTTAAACAGGTTGGAGTTGACCCTGATACCGGTGTAATGGATGTTGATATTATCGCCTCGGGCACTACCAAGAGCCAGAGGGATAAGATAAAGTTGATTAAAGAAGTAATCAAAACGGTTGGTGAAAGGCACCCCGGAGGCAAAGCCCCTCTTGAGGAAGTCTATGCTGAAGCACAGGCACAGCAGATAGACAAAGAACATGCTGAAGAGCTTATTTCCAAGATGCGCCGCACAGGTGATCTGCTCAAGCCAGATAAAGACCATGTAAAAGTAGTATAATAGATGTGATTTGATGTATCTTAAAATACATAGATC
The window above is part of the Methanolobus zinderi genome. Proteins encoded here:
- a CDS encoding DUF116 domain-containing protein, with protein sequence MTIPYDFLGKVFIIISLLVIAGILLALVLGAYSYKKRKILFPNFTLFVLYLFYGPAKIICRVFFINDAIVDEILVEVRNAVMIDKFKKTKGNRAIFLPQCMRHPNCKARCDPIKGYECKMCGLCDISRIHEAAKEHEFDVYIIPGGSFVKKIIKTQRPESCIGVACYPELTESMQGASPFMVVQGVALIQDGCFDTKVDVDEVIRKMEECDV
- a CDS encoding TMEM165/GDT1 family protein — translated: MIQDILIPFLLVGLAELGDKTQLAVLILSTKTRKYLSLLAGVMLAFVLTDGLAILLGSFISERVPMEYVRIGAGLIFILFGIITLVKRDEEDDEGSYELKSPFVSGFALILVAEMGDKTQLASALFATQYEPILVFIGVVFALFILSAAAIFLGKLIMERINKRTISLVAGALFILIGVSFLL
- a CDS encoding DUF116 domain-containing protein, with amino-acid sequence MYSLLGEAILVLSVVSVLLASVSLAVSRMSFNHNVWLAGFFAEVLDLFYLPVKFFFFRLSDTRKLDKWMVSLKNIAHRNKFAKTRTRMIIAPHCMRFLDCPASSTKSGIQCVSCGKCVFTRLKEDAEKYGYKLYIVTGSSFVKHIIKDGKYEGALLIACDYELNKVMMGLKGKNIVTYGVPMLNDGCFNTEVEYSELLETLEMFDVNRKFYNR
- a CDS encoding (Fe-S)-binding protein; the encoded protein is MAKREPSINTENFTAVQLMELDSCSRCGECVNWCPTYDASGEDPGLAPRDKILRWREFMNKSYGLRARLFGPKEISEEEMEEFKDDVYGCTTCGMCATVCESAINTVELWESMRANLVKRGNGPFGKQSAFLKLIGEYKNPYMEDNANRVNWFPEDVKVEDEAEILYFGGCTAELKQRKLALATTRLLNKLDIKFTMLGEDEICCGSALIRTGQYFINDTAKVNAQKNIDNIKAKGAKIVLYACAGCFRASLIDWPRLTGKELPFKVMHITEYLQGLIEKGDIKWEKSIDKKVTYHDPCHLGRHVGVFEPPRAVLEAIPGIEFVEMERIEENQRCCGAGGGVKAGIPDLALGVASTRVDDALATEADLLSSACPFCKRNLSDGRDAVGAKDLEVEDVVVLAAEAMGIDLSDAPE
- a CDS encoding RNA methyltransferase, which codes for MLMDLKVVLVEPLYQGNVGSVARAMKNFGFSDLVLVNPCKPEVEARAMSSHAWDLLQNATVVSSLEGAIEDSSIVIGTTGITGLKFDEHLRIPPFSPREVRERLSGMDGNVAVLFGREDQGFSREELSLCDMIMTIPTSEVYPVMNLSHAVAVVLYELSELTTGDLPLADAFDVRLLHEHIAELLDDIDYPEHKKEKTRLMIKRIFGRACLLEREVQTLRGILRKIQQHIRE
- a CDS encoding geranylgeranyl reductase family protein translates to MYDLIIVGGGPAGSAAGRIAGRAGLKTLLLEKEIFPRYKPCGGALSDHAISHFDFEFPDELIEKELYGARICFRDRVIERYKDYRIAVTITRSKLDNFLLSKAQESGIEILQGEKVISISNEDDYVQVKTKNSSYESRFVIIATGSQGTLKNIVRRKDSKKEYGVCIVTEVEEENERIDNYIRDSIEMRFGVAGMGYGWIFPHDNYYSVGIGGLASLLSDPNSAMREYLEDNGFKEKYRFNGHVIPCGGYKRKITDQRILLSGDAAGFVDAFSGEGLAYAIRSGQIAAEVISETLHTGNKDLTHLREYEKRCDLEFGEHLKYSLVFAKMMHNFPEISFKIFTSEEAIIDRFLEVAAFRLTYKEYLKWLIFNFRPGWLLKNISRKA
- a CDS encoding disulfide reductase, which encodes MEYFAGISDALRLTFVQVMILANLSIGIFLIGMYINLKKWGMGSTGYGLEPSGSIFAFPKMLAYQMSEHAHIHNQSVLETFFLDILFQRRILKRSPLRWFMHFTIFFGWMALFALSLAMFLVEMIFLIGEEVGYAHSLPEFLEPVVFRELLAVPNDVFSYILLVGIVIAIYRRLFMTKVREATIAYDSILLIGLTVITITGFVADGIRTGRFWGFDMPIEYAPPAALFHVVISLLFCIAYIPFSKYIHMIAIPLALLANKGGE
- a CDS encoding FMN-binding glutamate synthase family protein; the protein is MVNLRQPNANEATKTFNRSKSVVPMSGICTRCVDGCRGNCEIFKSSFRGREVLYPGPFGEVTAGADKNYPIDYSHINIQGYAVGAEGMPEDMEPSPETARFPNVSTETEYGWDKKVKMRVPIFTGALGSTDIARKNWEHFAIGAAIAGVTIVCGENVCGIDPGLKRGSDGLVTESPEMDRRIELYKKFYDGYGEMLVQMNVEDTKLGVAEYLSSKHEMDTIELKWGQGAKCIGGEIKVSDLDRAIELKKRGYIVTPDPELAAVQEAFKMGAIREFERHSRLGFVTEEGFHEECDRLRDLGFKRITLKTGAYSMAETAMAIKYSSDAKIDLLTYDGAPGGTGMSPWPMMEEWGTPTFYLQSLVYEFAEKLKSKGKRVPDLAMAGGFSSEDGIYKVLAMGSPYFKAVCMGRGLMIPGMVGKNIGKWLEEGNLPKTVSEFGHRPEEIFVHYEELEERYGNDIKDIPLGAIGIHSYAEKTRVGLQQLMAGSRRFSLPTLQRKDLMALTEEAAKVSGISYVMDAYRDVAEEILDG